The Kitasatospora paranensis genome has a window encoding:
- a CDS encoding protein phosphatase 2C domain-containing protein, which translates to MHLEIATEPAHPQRPNEDFTAASPSAVVLLDGAGTPAGSDCGCSHGVAWYVSRLGVSLLAAVTNQPDRALTDCLADAITQTAGLHADTCDLSHPGTPSATVVAVRLADEVVEYLVLADSTLVLEHTDERGPVAVTDDREALVGAALRGAMDAEAAGTAEHAEALRGYVEAMRAHRNQPEGFWVAAADPATAYASLTGNVPRADLTGVTLLSDGASRLVDRFELADWAEALRLIREQGPAALIREVRTAELSDTDGRRWPRGKTHDDSAVVRVTL; encoded by the coding sequence GTGCACCTGGAGATCGCCACCGAGCCCGCCCACCCGCAGCGTCCCAATGAGGACTTCACCGCCGCCAGCCCGAGCGCCGTCGTCCTACTCGACGGCGCCGGCACCCCGGCCGGATCCGACTGCGGGTGCAGCCATGGCGTCGCCTGGTATGTCTCCCGCCTCGGCGTCAGCCTGCTGGCGGCCGTCACCAACCAGCCCGACCGCGCCCTGACCGACTGCCTCGCCGACGCGATCACGCAGACCGCCGGGCTGCACGCCGACACCTGCGACCTCAGCCACCCGGGCACGCCATCAGCCACGGTCGTCGCGGTCCGGCTGGCGGACGAGGTCGTCGAGTACCTGGTGCTGGCCGACTCCACCCTCGTGCTGGAACACACCGACGAGCGCGGCCCGGTGGCCGTCACCGACGACCGCGAGGCCCTGGTCGGCGCCGCCCTGCGCGGAGCTATGGACGCCGAGGCCGCCGGCACTGCCGAACACGCGGAAGCCCTCCGCGGCTACGTCGAGGCCATGCGCGCCCACCGCAACCAGCCCGAAGGATTCTGGGTCGCCGCAGCCGACCCCGCCACCGCCTACGCCTCACTCACCGGCAATGTCCCCCGCGCCGACCTCACCGGAGTCACCCTCCTGAGCGACGGCGCCTCCCGTCTGGTCGACCGCTTCGAACTCGCCGACTGGGCCGAAGCCCTCCGCCTCATCCGCGAACAGGGCCCCGCCGCACTCATCCGCGAAGTCCGGACCGCCGAACTGAGCGACACCGACGGCCGCCGCTGGCCCCGCGGAAAGACCCACGACGACAGCGCAGTCGTCCGCGTCACGCTGTAG
- a CDS encoding sigma factor-like helix-turn-helix DNA-binding protein, whose protein sequence is MAGETQRIAAIKDPFALLRAATVRLAEAQQEVTELSRLRQRVISELHDQGMSYAQIAAEAGLTRGRIHQLKQSAPAPEGAFLGNARLIIATPLKQEAGNARPVLAAEDFSAAQRLGDLARSYKLDPNFEHVPIGGEIDLNREDMIVICGPRLSSHVADVLAQDPSISFERAEDGPWTLRDHETGVAHRSGMDSDPKTNSDVAYFGRLPRPDGQGLIMVLTGIHPQGSLGVVHLIVNDLADLYRQVGTERFSVLVNVDYDPANNEPVNVRLLSPFYRHGAD, encoded by the coding sequence GTGGCGGGAGAGACGCAGCGGATCGCCGCCATCAAGGACCCGTTCGCGCTGTTGCGGGCGGCCACGGTGCGGCTGGCCGAGGCCCAGCAGGAAGTCACCGAGCTGTCGCGGCTGCGGCAGCGGGTGATCTCCGAGCTGCACGACCAGGGCATGTCCTACGCCCAGATCGCCGCCGAAGCCGGGCTGACCCGGGGCCGGATCCACCAGCTCAAGCAGTCCGCCCCGGCGCCCGAGGGTGCGTTCCTGGGAAACGCCCGGTTGATCATCGCCACCCCGCTCAAGCAGGAGGCCGGCAACGCCCGTCCGGTGCTGGCCGCCGAGGACTTCTCCGCAGCCCAGCGCCTCGGCGACCTCGCCCGCTCCTACAAGCTGGACCCCAACTTCGAGCACGTGCCCATCGGTGGCGAGATCGACCTCAACCGCGAAGACATGATCGTCATCTGCGGCCCCCGGCTCTCCAGCCACGTCGCCGACGTCCTCGCCCAGGACCCATCGATCAGCTTCGAGCGAGCCGAGGACGGCCCGTGGACGCTCCGCGACCACGAGACCGGCGTCGCCCACCGCTCCGGCATGGACTCCGACCCCAAGACCAACTCGGACGTCGCCTACTTCGGCCGGCTCCCGCGCCCCGACGGCCAAGGCCTGATCATGGTGCTGACCGGCATCCACCCGCAGGGCAGCCTCGGAGTCGTCCACCTGATCGTCAACGACCTCGCGGACCTCTACCGCCAGGTCGGCACCGAGCGGTTCTCCGTCCTGGTGAACGTGGACTACGACCCGGCGAACAATGAGCCCGTCAACGTCCGTCTCCTGTCGCCGTTCTACCGGCACGGGGCAGACTGA
- a CDS encoding ATP-binding protein: protein MTWIAQFPGVPESVGAARKLVRDALPFFPQVGEAELIVSELVTNAILHSRSGLGGALWVEIRRRRGFIRIAVTDEGSAGSELSYRTAEEVADFGRGLKIVNELADHWGASSEVDDCRTVWVELASPAEATSRARTQKPSSWGV from the coding sequence ATGACATGGATCGCCCAGTTCCCAGGAGTGCCCGAGTCGGTCGGGGCCGCGCGGAAGCTGGTCCGCGACGCACTCCCGTTCTTCCCCCAGGTCGGCGAGGCGGAGCTGATCGTCTCCGAGCTGGTCACCAATGCCATCCTGCACAGCAGGTCCGGGCTCGGCGGCGCCCTCTGGGTGGAGATCCGACGCCGGCGCGGGTTCATCCGGATCGCGGTGACGGACGAGGGCTCGGCGGGATCGGAGCTGTCGTACCGCACGGCCGAGGAGGTCGCCGACTTCGGACGGGGGCTGAAGATCGTGAACGAGCTCGCCGACCACTGGGGCGCCAGCAGTGAGGTCGATGACTGCCGGACGGTCTGGGTGGAGCTAGCATCCCCCGCAGAGGCGACCTCTCGCGCTCGCACGCAGAAGCCCTCTTCATGGGGTGTATAG